Within Limisalsivibrio acetivorans, the genomic segment CTGCCAGAACACCGAGGTTATACACGATCGTTTCGAGGGACTCCACCTCCCCCCTGCGTTTATCCTCACTGACTAAGTTACGGATATACTTAGTAAAAAGAAACAGGAGCGAACGGAGGATAAGGAACATGAAAATAGAAGAGATAAGGCCGTAGACCGTAAGAGAGAACGCCGAGGTCTCAAAGATAAAAGCATCCTTCATATTGTCTGCAAGTGCCTGGAAATTAAGGAGATCATCACCCATGATCCAGTAGATGTAGAAAGAGCCCAGGTATACCGCACGGATCACATGGCGGTAGATGTTCTGCATATCCTCTTCTTCGTAGTTTTCCGGTGCAAAGAAGGTGTTCGTCCACCGCTCCAGTTTACCCTGAACATAAAGAAGAAGGCTTATGAAAAGTCCGAGCAGTCCAAGACCGAGCAGAAAACGATAGCTGAGCTCCACGATGTTGAAAACCCAGAGGAGTGACATGAGGAAAAAGCCGGCCAGCAGGAAACGGTTAAGCGGGACCATACGCATTCCCGAAGGAAAACGATCCGCATAGCGATGGAGATACATAGGAAGAACCGGGCGGATATACATATTAAGCCCTATGGCCAGCGAAAGCCTCGAAAGAAGGGAGGCGAACTGAAGTATTGAGTTCTGCTGTCTCGTTATATCATCAAGGTTAACAACAGCCAGATCGCTGTAAAAAGCCAATACAACAGACAAGAATACGAAAAACTGGGTAAAGACGAGGGATGCACGAAATGCGACATAGCGCTTGTTCTTACTCCCCTTCTTACCCCGAAGAGGCATCTTGAGGAGCACGGCAGCGAGCCAGAACATGCCGAAGTAATTGGTCATTATATATAAAGTGTAGTCGTTGTCGTATTCTAGTGCGAGCTGAGTCACCACCACGAAAAGCACAGGTGAAAGGAGATGGACGAAGTTCTCCATTCGCTCGTTTAGAATCTTCTTCATGGCACGGAACTTATAGAAGTTGAGAACGATATAGAAAATGGCAAACCCTACGACATAAAGGGAGAAATTCACCGGAGATACCGTAAAATCATCGATAATGGCGTATAGTGAAGCCTGAAGCGTCTCAATAAAACTCTGCAGGAGCAGGCCTGTATTCTGATAGTAATCCATACGACACTTTATCATATTTCGTTCTGAGAGCTAACATTAAAATGATTTTACGGGGAGAGAAATTCCACCATCCGTGCTACTTTAAGTCAAAGTTGTTTTGAATAAGTGAGAGTCTTCGTTTATAAACAATGTAACACTCTGATGAGGTAATGATATGAGCAAGAAACCTGTCGGCCAGCTGCTGAAGGAGCTGGGATACGTCACCGAGGAGCAGATACAGGTCGCCCTTGAGGTAAAAAAGATCCGCCAGAAACTCCTCGGCGAGATACTTATCGAACTATCCTTTGTTTCTCCCAGGGAGATCTCCTACGCCATTTCACAGCAGAGCGGCAAGGAGTTCATGGATGTTAACGAGGTCCCCCCTTCCAAGGAGGCACTGAAGCTATTCGACAGGAATACAGCGAAGCAGCTGGACATGCTCCCTATCAATGTCAGCGGCGATAAGTTTACCGTCGCCATGAGCGACCCTTTTAACATCAACACAATAGATATCATCAAACGACGCACAGGGCTGAACCCCGAGGTCTACATCTCCGACAGGGAAAGCATACAAAAGAATATTGAGATTAACTACTATCTACTC encodes:
- a CDS encoding mechanosensitive ion channel family protein encodes the protein MDYYQNTGLLLQSFIETLQASLYAIIDDFTVSPVNFSLYVVGFAIFYIVLNFYKFRAMKKILNERMENFVHLLSPVLFVVVTQLALEYDNDYTLYIMTNYFGMFWLAAVLLKMPLRGKKGSKNKRYVAFRASLVFTQFFVFLSVVLAFYSDLAVVNLDDITRQQNSILQFASLLSRLSLAIGLNMYIRPVLPMYLHRYADRFPSGMRMVPLNRFLLAGFFLMSLLWVFNIVELSYRFLLGLGLLGLFISLLLYVQGKLERWTNTFFAPENYEEEDMQNIYRHVIRAVYLGSFYIYWIMGDDLLNFQALADNMKDAFIFETSAFSLTVYGLISSIFMFLILRSLLFLFTKYIRNLVSEDKRRGEVESLETIVYNLGVLAVVALVMLNMGITWQIVVPIAGALGIGFGFGLQTILNNYASGFILLFSKKVRIGDLVEISGNAGRLIGDVHSTIYGNVTSIDMFATNVKTFDNIEISVPNSVFISDTIINYTRSDSIIRMRIPVGVAYSSDVELVKSLIMEVMEDTSEVISYRKNEVWFVAYGSSSIDFLALCWVDLSSGLNAAVVRTKILEGIFEKFRENGVEIPFPQRDVWFRNSIPREGEE